Proteins from a genomic interval of Gossypium hirsutum isolate 1008001.06 unplaced genomic scaffold, Gossypium_hirsutum_v2.1 scaffold_820, whole genome shotgun sequence:
- the LOC107917522 gene encoding uncharacterized protein — protein sequence MEATFLAKRALFNIPKFLSQGPPPIQFARRLTRACLSSAYERAEGSNAVAEAEGSSADDAPRDSMYETKHPSFVTGEGRPPGNATSFAADTAKDGIKKAVGMAENVGDTAKKTLDGAWRAARDGAQGIKERVVNQTDEDDEDDDEIEEDVAVDEIRKVDQLVDTQEYRSI from the exons atGGAAGCAACGTTTTTGGCCAAGCGAGCTTTGTTCAACATCCCAAAGTTCTTGTCTCAGGGTCCTCCTCCTATCCAATTTGCTAGAAGACTCACCAGGGCTTGCTTATCCTCTGCTTATGAACGTGCTGAA ggAAGTAATGCGGTAGCTGAAGCGGAAGGGTCATCGGCAGATGATGCACCGAGAGACAGTATGTACGAGACAAAACACCCTTCGTTTGTCACCGGAGAAGGGCGGCCTCCAGGTAACGCGACGAGCTTCGCGGCGGATACGGCGAAAGATGGGATAAAGAAGGCAGTGGGGATGGCGGAGAATGTGGGGGATACGGCTAAAAAGACCCTGGATGGAGCTTGGAGAGCAGCTAGAGATGGTGCACAAGGTATTAAAGAACGTGTAGTGAACCAAACCGATGAGGACGACGAGGATGATGATGAGATTGAAGAAGATGTAGCAGTGGATGAAATAAGGAAAGTGGATCAGTTGGTTGATACACAAGAATATAGGAGTATTTAG